Proteins found in one Lycium ferocissimum isolate CSIRO_LF1 chromosome 6, AGI_CSIRO_Lferr_CH_V1, whole genome shotgun sequence genomic segment:
- the LOC132061296 gene encoding uncharacterized protein LOC132061296: protein MIENYKDWHEQLPYALRDIVLFVELQSTPYLLVYGTETIIPAEVEFPSLRIIQEAELDDAEWIRKRYEQLALIDEKWMIAVCHGQLYQQRMARAFNKHVRTRIFQIGQLVLEQIFPNQEEYKEKFAPNWQGPNMVRKVLSGEAVVLAEMVGQKWPRAINSNVIKRYYV from the coding sequence ATGATTGAAAACTACAAAGACTGGCATGAACAATTGCCTTATGCATTACGGGATATCGTACTCTTTGTCGAACTTCAATCCACTCCATACCTGTTGGTGTACGGAACTGAAACAATAATACCAGCCGAAGTAGAATTTCCTTCACTTCGGATAATACAAGAAGCTGAGTTGGATGATGCGGAATGGATCCGCAAAAGGTATGAACAACTGGCTTTGATAGATGAAAAGTGGATGATTGCTGTTTGCCATGGCCAATTGTACCAACAAAGAATGGCGCGAGCTTTTAACAAGCATGTGAGAACTAGGATTTTTCAAATCGGGCAATTGGTGCTCGAACAAATATTCCctaatcaagaagaatacaaagaaAAGTTCGCACCAAATTGGCAAGGCCCCAATATGGTACGAAAGGTACTATCAGGAGAAGCTGTGGTACTTGCAGAAATGGTTGGTCAAAAATGGCCAAGGGCAATAAATTCAAATGtcatcaagagatactacgTGTGA